In a single window of the Nicotiana tomentosiformis chromosome 8, ASM39032v3, whole genome shotgun sequence genome:
- the LOC104115182 gene encoding NADPH HC-toxin reductase 1-like codes for MEKKSNCMVCVTGGAGYIGSSLVKKLLDRGYTVHATLRNLEDESKVGLLKSFPGADERLKLFQADIYKPEEFEKAIQGCEFVFHVATPLLHSDGFHYKNRTEATIAAVKKIGMSSLKSGTVKKLIYTASVVAASPLKDDGTNFKDLMDETCWTPLNFSNPYADQGLRDYVESKMLAEKEMLNFGKEDMEVVTLCCGLVGGDTYLPYTPTSTALFLSLLSPQEKSLYNTLKFLEELIGKVPIVHIEDVCEAHLFSIKAAVNGRFLLASSFVSSAEIGCYYQQNYPEFNLNQEYLNDPKREIKWGSKKLVDNGFVYKYGMKEILDDSVSCARKNGTFQQQ; via the exons ATGGAGAAGAAAAGCAACTGTATGGTCTGTGTTACAGGAGGTGCAGGGTACATAGGTTCTTCTCTTGTAAAGAAACTTTTGGATAGAGGCTATACCGTTCACGCTACCCTCAGGAACTTAG AGGATGAATCAAAGGTGGGGCTGTTAAAGAGCTTCCCCGGTGCAGATGAAAGACTCAAGTTATTTCAAGCTGATATTTACAAACCAGAAGAGTTTGAGAAGGCTATTCAAGGCTGTGAATTCGTTTTCCACGTTGCTACCCCTTTGTTGCATTCTGACGGATTTCAC TACAAAAATAGAACTGAGGCTACAATTGCTGCAGTGAAGAAAATTGGAATGAGTAGCCTTAAATCTGGGACAGTAAAGAAGCTTATCTATACTGCCTCAGTGGTTGCTGCTTCTCCATTGAAGGATGATGGGACTAATTTCAAGGATTTGATGGATGAAACGTGTTGGACACCTCTCAATTTCTCAAATCCTTATGCCGATCAGGGGCTTAGG GATTATGTAGAGTCAAAGATGCTAGCTGAGAAAGAAATGTTGAACTTTGGGAAGGAGGATATGGAGGTAGTGACGTTATGTTGCGGTCTTGTGGGTGGAGACACTTACTTACCTTATACCCCAACAAGTACTGCCTTATTCTTGTCACTGTTGAGCCCTCAAGAGAAAAGTCTCTATAATACACTCAAGTTTTTAGAAGAGCTTATTGGAAAAGTGCCAATTGTGCATATTGAAGATGTATGTGAAGCTCACTTGTTCTCCATCAAAGCTGCAGTCAATGGCCGTTTCTTGTTGGCTAGCTCCTTTGTTTCTTCTGCAGAGATTGGCTGTTATTACCAACAGAATTATCCAGAGTTTAATCTCAACCAAGA GTACTTGAATGACCCCAAGAGAGAAATTAAATGGGGATCGAAAAAGCTTGTTGACAACGGTTTCGTGTACAAGTATGGGATGAAGGAGATATTGGATGATAGCGTTAGTTGTGCCAGAAAAAATGGCACCTTTCAGCAACAATGA